One genomic segment of Protaetiibacter intestinalis includes these proteins:
- a CDS encoding glycoside hydrolase family 2 protein, translating into MSARELHTGWTVRAAGGPVPDAVGAAALPAVVPGVVHQALLDAGRIPDPYLDDNESALAWIGLVDWTYELGFEVTEAEAAEERRALVFDGLDTVATVLLDGEPVAEVADQHRTHRIELGEQLTAGSHRLTVAFRSPVRYADAQSLALGARPRPYPMPFEAIRKSACNFGWDWGIATFTSGIWRPVRLEAWSTARFAASRVVATPEGDGGRIAVAVELATTAVAELELELEAAGERAAATVPAGASTASATLELAEVERWWPVGYGAQPLYDVTVRLRAGDRVLDEAHRRVGFRTLHWDTEPDADGRPFQLVVNGQPVFVKGVNWIPDDALFPRVDRARYARRLRQAVAANLNLVRVWGGGIYEDDAFYELCDELGLLAWQDFLFACAAYPEEEPLRSEVEAEARDNVTRIAHHASLALLTGNNENLWGYEDWDWKRRLDGATWGAHYYYELLPAVVAELAPHVPYAPGSPFSPGGELHPNDETAGSVHLWEQWNRRDWPSYREHTPRFVAEFGWQGPPTWTTLRRALSDEPLTPESPGMIVHQKALEGNQKLSDGLLAHYRVPRDMEDWHWAMQLNQANAVGAALDHFRSHAPHTSGAIVWQLNDCWPVTSWAAIDGDGREKPLFHALQNAFAPRVVTIQPRQDGLVAVVGNDTAEGWEGDLVLTRLGYDGAPLASATVAVSLAPRSSATVALPAEVAAASDAASELALAELDGVRGTWFFAEPRDSALPAADAAVAVERADDGTAVTVTASVLLRDVTLLVDKLHPDAAVDRGLVTLLPGESARFTVRGVDGLTVDAVAAPGVLRSGNQLVTR; encoded by the coding sequence GTGAGCGCGCGCGAACTGCACACCGGGTGGACCGTGCGCGCCGCGGGCGGCCCGGTTCCGGATGCCGTGGGCGCCGCCGCGCTGCCGGCCGTCGTGCCCGGGGTGGTGCACCAGGCCCTGCTCGACGCGGGCCGCATCCCCGACCCCTACCTCGACGACAACGAGTCGGCGCTCGCCTGGATCGGGCTCGTCGACTGGACGTACGAGCTGGGCTTCGAGGTGACGGAGGCGGAGGCGGCCGAGGAGCGCCGCGCGCTCGTCTTCGACGGCCTCGACACGGTGGCGACCGTGCTGCTCGACGGCGAGCCGGTGGCCGAGGTCGCCGACCAGCACCGCACCCACCGCATCGAGCTGGGCGAGCAGCTCACCGCAGGCTCCCACCGGCTGACCGTCGCCTTCCGCAGTCCCGTGCGCTATGCCGACGCGCAGAGCCTCGCCCTCGGCGCCCGCCCGCGGCCCTACCCGATGCCCTTCGAGGCGATCCGCAAGTCGGCCTGCAACTTCGGCTGGGACTGGGGCATCGCCACCTTCACGAGCGGCATCTGGCGCCCCGTGCGCCTCGAGGCGTGGTCGACGGCGCGGTTCGCCGCCTCGCGGGTCGTCGCGACGCCCGAGGGCGACGGCGGCCGCATCGCCGTCGCGGTCGAGCTCGCCACCACGGCGGTTGCCGAGCTCGAGCTGGAGCTCGAGGCGGCGGGGGAGCGGGCGGCCGCGACCGTGCCCGCGGGGGCGAGCACCGCATCCGCGACGCTCGAGCTCGCCGAGGTGGAGCGCTGGTGGCCGGTGGGCTACGGCGCGCAGCCGCTGTACGACGTGACCGTGCGCCTGCGCGCGGGTGACCGCGTGCTCGATGAGGCGCACCGCCGCGTGGGCTTCCGCACCCTGCACTGGGACACCGAACCGGACGCCGACGGCCGCCCCTTCCAGCTGGTCGTCAACGGGCAGCCGGTGTTCGTGAAGGGCGTCAACTGGATCCCCGACGACGCGCTCTTCCCACGCGTCGACCGCGCCCGCTACGCGCGTCGGCTGCGGCAGGCGGTCGCCGCGAACCTCAACCTCGTGCGGGTGTGGGGCGGCGGCATCTACGAGGACGACGCCTTCTACGAGCTGTGCGACGAGCTCGGGCTGCTCGCCTGGCAGGACTTCCTGTTCGCGTGCGCCGCCTATCCGGAGGAGGAGCCGCTGCGCTCCGAGGTCGAGGCCGAGGCGCGCGACAACGTCACCCGCATCGCGCACCACGCATCCCTCGCCCTGCTCACCGGCAACAACGAGAACCTGTGGGGCTACGAGGACTGGGACTGGAAGCGCCGTCTCGACGGCGCCACCTGGGGTGCGCACTACTACTACGAGCTGCTGCCCGCGGTGGTGGCCGAGCTCGCGCCGCACGTGCCCTACGCCCCCGGCAGCCCGTTCAGCCCGGGCGGCGAACTGCACCCGAACGACGAGACGGCGGGCTCGGTGCACCTCTGGGAGCAGTGGAACCGGCGCGACTGGCCGAGCTACCGCGAGCACACCCCGCGCTTCGTCGCCGAGTTCGGATGGCAGGGGCCGCCCACCTGGACGACCCTGCGTCGCGCGCTCTCCGACGAGCCGCTCACCCCCGAGTCGCCCGGCATGATCGTGCACCAGAAGGCGTTGGAGGGCAACCAGAAGCTCTCCGACGGCCTGCTCGCCCACTACCGGGTGCCGCGCGACATGGAGGACTGGCACTGGGCCATGCAGCTCAACCAGGCCAACGCCGTGGGCGCCGCCCTCGACCACTTCCGCTCGCACGCGCCGCACACCTCGGGTGCGATCGTGTGGCAGCTCAACGACTGCTGGCCCGTCACCTCGTGGGCGGCGATCGACGGCGACGGGCGCGAGAAGCCGCTCTTCCACGCGCTGCAGAACGCCTTCGCGCCGCGCGTGGTCACGATCCAGCCGCGTCAGGACGGGCTCGTCGCCGTGGTCGGCAACGACACGGCCGAAGGATGGGAGGGCGACCTCGTCCTGACGCGGCTCGGCTACGACGGCGCACCGCTCGCCTCGGCCACCGTGGCGGTGTCGCTCGCGCCGCGCTCCTCGGCGACCGTTGCGCTTCCCGCGGAGGTCGCGGCGGCATCCGACGCGGCCTCCGAGCTCGCGCTCGCGGAGCTCGACGGGGTGCGCGGCACCTGGTTCTTCGCCGAGCCGCGCGACTCCGCGCTGCCGGCGGCCGACGCGGCCGTCGCCGTGGAGCGGGCCGACGACGGCACCGCGGTGACCGTCACGGCATCCGTGCTGCTGCGCGACGTGACCCTGCTCGTCGACAAGCTGCATCCGGATGCCGCGGTCGACCGCGGGCTCGTCACCCTGCTGCCGGGCGAGTCGGCGCGGTTCACGGTGCGCGGGGTCGACGGCCTCACCGTGGATGCCGTGGCCGCCCCCGGCGTGCTGCGCTCCGGCAACCAGCTGGTGACGCGATGA
- a CDS encoding glycoside hydrolase family 113: MSGRIPGDPIAGMTWGWVGTRGTWATPEAASSMRAMAEHGVTWTAIAYAAEQAHIFSTEIPYDREPTVTDDEIVWAIREAHALGLTVCLKPVVNVADGTWRAHIGFFDHEVPGEATWAQWFASYTEFILHAARIAEAEGCAMLCVGCEMVRADGQEAHWRALIAAVREVYSGLVTYNCDKYQEDRLSWWDAVDVISSSGYYPIDSWQAQLDRIEPVVAASGKPFFFMEAGCPSRTGSAQLPNDWNLPGEPSGEEQLRYYETMFAAVEARPWVRGLMLWDWPAHLYAEGAAAGNDDYCPYGKPAGAFMAARYRDWTSRSTEHA; encoded by the coding sequence ATGAGCGGCCGCATCCCGGGCGACCCGATCGCCGGCATGACGTGGGGCTGGGTCGGCACCCGCGGAACCTGGGCCACTCCGGAGGCGGCCTCGTCGATGCGGGCGATGGCCGAGCACGGCGTCACCTGGACGGCGATCGCCTACGCGGCCGAGCAGGCGCACATCTTCTCGACCGAGATCCCGTACGACCGGGAGCCGACGGTGACCGACGACGAGATCGTGTGGGCGATCCGCGAGGCGCACGCGCTCGGGCTGACGGTGTGCCTGAAGCCGGTCGTGAACGTGGCCGACGGCACCTGGCGCGCCCACATCGGCTTCTTCGACCACGAGGTGCCGGGCGAGGCGACCTGGGCTCAGTGGTTCGCGAGCTACACGGAGTTCATCCTGCACGCGGCCCGCATCGCCGAGGCCGAGGGCTGCGCGATGCTCTGCGTCGGCTGCGAGATGGTGCGCGCCGACGGGCAGGAGGCGCACTGGCGCGCGCTCATCGCGGCCGTGCGCGAGGTGTACTCGGGGCTCGTCACCTACAACTGCGACAAGTACCAGGAGGACCGCCTCAGCTGGTGGGACGCCGTCGACGTGATCTCGTCGAGCGGCTACTACCCGATCGACAGCTGGCAGGCACAGCTCGACCGCATCGAGCCGGTCGTCGCGGCATCCGGCAAGCCGTTCTTCTTCATGGAGGCGGGCTGCCCCTCGCGCACCGGCTCGGCGCAGCTGCCGAACGACTGGAACCTGCCGGGGGAGCCGTCGGGCGAGGAGCAGCTGCGCTACTACGAGACGATGTTCGCCGCCGTCGAGGCGCGGCCCTGGGTGCGCGGGCTCATGCTCTGGGACTGGCCGGCGCACTTGTACGCTGAGGGGGCGGCGGCCGGCAACGACGACTACTGCCCGTACGGCAAGCCGGCGGGCGCGTTCATGGCGGCCCGCTATCGCGACTGGACCTCGAGGAGCACGGAGCACGCATGA
- a CDS encoding N-acetylglucosamine kinase: MTDAVSLALDAGQTGIKVRVSRAGAAPVDRGFPGIRTDAPLLPQLAEVARVASVGAPVEVLAAGVSGLTSAEDDAAELRALVHELTPGRVLLTHDSVSSFLGTLGDQHGAVVASGTGVVTLAVGPGGVARVDGWGYLMGDAGSGFWLGRAALDAVMRAHDGRGPATSLTEVVQARWPVLEDAYVQLQSDAARVSVVAWFAEAVAARADTDAVAAGICASAAEELALSVTTALRRVDAAPVVSAIGGVFRGAAVRSGFEELLRAVHPEVRFEAPHGSGLDGVAALAALADGHPLRTLVSEA, encoded by the coding sequence ATGACCGACGCCGTCTCGCTCGCCCTCGACGCGGGTCAGACCGGCATCAAGGTGCGTGTCTCGCGCGCGGGCGCCGCGCCCGTCGACCGGGGGTTCCCCGGCATCCGCACGGATGCGCCCCTGCTGCCGCAGCTGGCGGAGGTGGCGCGGGTCGCCTCGGTCGGCGCGCCCGTCGAGGTGCTCGCCGCGGGCGTCTCGGGGCTGACCTCGGCCGAGGACGACGCCGCGGAGCTGCGCGCCCTCGTGCACGAGCTGACCCCCGGGCGCGTGCTGCTGACGCACGACTCGGTGAGCTCGTTCCTCGGCACGCTCGGCGACCAGCACGGCGCGGTCGTCGCCTCCGGCACCGGCGTGGTGACCCTCGCCGTCGGCCCCGGCGGGGTGGCGCGCGTCGACGGCTGGGGCTACCTCATGGGCGACGCGGGCAGCGGGTTCTGGCTCGGCCGGGCGGCGCTCGACGCGGTCATGCGCGCCCACGACGGTCGCGGCCCCGCGACCTCGCTCACCGAGGTGGTGCAGGCGCGCTGGCCGGTGCTCGAGGACGCCTACGTGCAGCTGCAGTCGGATGCCGCCCGCGTGAGCGTGGTCGCCTGGTTCGCCGAGGCGGTCGCGGCGCGCGCCGACACGGATGCGGTGGCCGCCGGCATCTGCGCCTCGGCCGCCGAGGAGCTCGCCCTGTCGGTGACGACGGCCCTGCGCCGCGTCGACGCCGCCCCCGTGGTGAGCGCCATCGGCGGCGTCTTCCGCGGCGCCGCGGTGCGTTCGGGCTTCGAGGAGCTGCTGCGTGCCGTGCACCCCGAGGTGCGCTTCGAGGCGCCCCACGGCTCCGGCCTCGACGGGGTGGCGGCGCTCGCCGCCCTCGCCGACGGCCACCCCCTCCGCACCCTCGTCTCCGAGGCGTAG
- a CDS encoding winged helix-turn-helix domain-containing protein, whose protein sequence is MTVEYVAIPWEAGSRPRPGAPIAAPAGLEFRGFGIYVGLDGATADAAGVDVATLVSDVQRALTDIPGAATFASVVLAPEGEDAAPLDVVRTALGEPTVSRAPAPAPTPQHGVVVDLARHRVSVDGSAVHLTYREQALLNHLVRHQGVVHDRRSLLVALTDTDNPDDIGERTIDVYLQRLRRRIAPYAEVIRTVRGRGYRLDPHPDVTVIS, encoded by the coding sequence ATGACGGTCGAGTACGTCGCGATCCCCTGGGAGGCGGGCAGCCGCCCGCGCCCCGGCGCGCCGATCGCCGCACCCGCCGGCCTCGAGTTCCGCGGCTTCGGCATCTACGTCGGGCTCGACGGGGCGACAGCGGATGCCGCGGGCGTCGACGTCGCGACGCTCGTCTCCGACGTGCAGCGCGCGCTCACCGACATCCCCGGGGCGGCGACCTTCGCCTCCGTCGTGCTCGCCCCCGAGGGTGAGGATGCGGCGCCGCTCGACGTCGTGCGCACCGCCCTCGGCGAGCCGACGGTGAGCCGCGCCCCGGCGCCGGCGCCGACCCCGCAGCACGGCGTGGTGGTGGACCTGGCCCGGCACCGGGTGAGCGTCGACGGCTCCGCCGTGCACCTCACCTACCGCGAGCAGGCGCTGCTCAACCACCTGGTCCGCCACCAGGGCGTCGTGCACGACCGACGCTCACTGCTCGTCGCGCTCACCGACACCGACAACCCCGACGACATCGGGGAGCGCACCATCGACGTGTACCTGCAGCGGCTGCGTCGGCGGATCGCGCCGTACGCGGAGGTGATCCGCACCGTGCGGGGGCGGGGGTACCGGCTCGACCCGCATCCGGATGTGACGGTGATCAGCTGA
- a CDS encoding zinc-binding metallopeptidase family protein, protein MAVPRCPRCGQFVFLDELGCRHCDAPLGYHPPSLSYQLADSAGIEIDGERWFPCGNRAWGCNWLVDESAGTGRCFSCSTSRRLPPQSDTVAWEKLADAGVAKRRLMVQLFELGLPITPYYEQEGGLGFDLLSSLSENAPVMIGHANGIITIDLAETLDARREALRVSLGEPYRTMLGHFRHEIGHYYQRVLLTTDALWDECRALFGDERASYREALDRHYSVGAPEGWRTSFISEYATMHPWEDFAECFAHYLHIRNTLATAAAAGMVLDASRVSGIVDHDIVPDADYTQETTEQMLHDWEWVSLFFNRVNRAMGQRDLYPFELSQPVHAKLDFIHRLVTPYSPTR, encoded by the coding sequence GTGGCCGTGCCCCGATGCCCCCGCTGCGGGCAGTTCGTGTTCCTCGACGAGCTCGGCTGCCGGCACTGCGACGCCCCCCTCGGCTACCACCCGCCGAGCCTCAGCTACCAGCTCGCTGACTCGGCCGGCATCGAGATCGACGGCGAGCGCTGGTTCCCGTGCGGCAACCGCGCGTGGGGCTGCAACTGGCTCGTCGACGAGAGCGCCGGCACCGGGCGCTGCTTCTCGTGCAGCACGAGCCGCCGGCTGCCGCCGCAGAGCGACACCGTCGCGTGGGAGAAGCTCGCGGATGCCGGGGTCGCCAAACGCCGCCTCATGGTGCAGCTGTTCGAGCTCGGGCTGCCCATCACGCCGTACTACGAGCAGGAGGGCGGGCTCGGCTTCGACCTGCTCTCCAGCCTCTCCGAGAACGCACCCGTCATGATCGGGCACGCGAACGGCATCATCACGATCGACCTCGCCGAGACCCTCGACGCCCGCCGCGAGGCGCTGCGGGTCTCGCTCGGCGAGCCGTACCGCACCATGCTCGGGCACTTCCGGCACGAGATCGGCCACTACTACCAGCGCGTGCTGCTCACCACGGATGCTCTGTGGGATGAGTGCCGGGCCCTGTTCGGCGACGAGCGCGCCAGCTACCGCGAGGCGCTCGACCGCCACTACAGCGTCGGTGCCCCGGAGGGCTGGCGCACCTCCTTCATCTCCGAGTACGCGACGATGCACCCGTGGGAGGACTTCGCCGAGTGCTTCGCCCACTACCTGCACATCCGCAACACCCTCGCCACCGCGGCCGCCGCCGGCATGGTGCTCGACGCGTCCCGGGTGTCGGGCATCGTCGACCACGACATCGTGCCCGACGCCGACTACACGCAGGAGACCACCGAGCAGATGCTGCACGACTGGGAGTGGGTGTCGCTGTTCTTCAACCGGGTGAACCGGGCGATGGGCCAGCGCGACCTCTACCCCTTCGAGCTCTCGCAGCCGGTGCACGCGAAACTCGACTTCATCCACCGGCTCGTCACCCCGTACAGCCCCACGCGCTGA
- a CDS encoding DUF2510 domain-containing protein, with the protein MAKAQAGWYDDGQGRQRWWDGAAWTDQYQDPATGGGIGGFVERAQADAVSGAQPRPAPTGMSYVVLQVVLKEKFFGTGSGNLTELERAINAQAALGYRLHTITTASSGSTGFGGGDRIQATMVFEKLV; encoded by the coding sequence ATGGCGAAGGCTCAGGCTGGGTGGTACGACGACGGTCAGGGGCGGCAGCGCTGGTGGGATGGCGCCGCCTGGACCGATCAGTATCAGGACCCCGCCACCGGCGGTGGGATCGGCGGCTTCGTCGAACGAGCACAAGCGGACGCCGTTTCGGGCGCCCAGCCACGCCCGGCACCAACGGGCATGAGCTACGTCGTCCTCCAGGTGGTGCTCAAGGAGAAGTTCTTCGGAACGGGATCGGGCAACCTCACCGAGCTCGAGCGGGCGATCAATGCTCAGGCGGCGCTCGGCTACCGCCTCCACACCATCACGACGGCGTCGTCGGGCAGCACCGGCTTCGGCGGAGGCGACCGTATCCAGGCGACCATGGTGTTCGAGAAGCTCGTCTGA
- a CDS encoding phage tail protein encodes MSYVVDFVNVSTVGLESSPVADALAGLRANEARYITNKYAHTFTVSPASEQADAIAWVNRVLAERELEIASPPLEATAFEAGGIRFAYVFYESGLAINVMYTIEDGGKRAVGFKLSEGMEVPAELAARFKFARQNSKLAGTIRGSFFVIKGEY; translated from the coding sequence ATGTCGTACGTCGTCGATTTCGTGAACGTCTCCACGGTGGGCCTCGAGAGCTCGCCGGTGGCGGATGCGCTCGCCGGTCTCCGGGCCAACGAGGCCCGCTACATCACCAACAAGTACGCGCACACCTTCACCGTCTCCCCCGCGAGCGAACAGGCCGACGCGATCGCCTGGGTGAACCGCGTGCTCGCCGAGCGCGAGCTCGAGATCGCGTCCCCGCCGCTCGAGGCGACCGCGTTCGAGGCCGGCGGCATCCGCTTCGCGTACGTGTTCTACGAGAGCGGGCTCGCGATCAACGTCATGTACACGATCGAGGACGGCGGCAAGCGCGCCGTCGGCTTCAAGCTCTCGGAGGGCATGGAGGTTCCCGCGGAGCTCGCCGCGCGCTTCAAGTTCGCGCGCCAGAACTCGAAGCTCGCGGGCACCATCCGCGGCTCGTTCTTCGTCATCAAGGGCGAGTACTGA